One segment of Variovorax sp. PAMC28562 DNA contains the following:
- a CDS encoding 2-hydroxychromene-2-carboxylate isomerase: MKHITFYLDFISPYAYLAFERLPDALEGLSYSVSYKPLLLGALFMHHGHVAPADVPSKRAWVYRQALWLGRANGIPIDMPASHPYNPLPHLRLALATTHTGEISRYVAETIFHDVWRGGGDAADPVRLASLASRLTLVRDSRGEEAKVQLRANTEEAATAGVFGVPAYSVEGQAVWGFDSLPMLRAMVEGDPWFDSAAWRDAADRPGIVRAK, encoded by the coding sequence ATGAAGCACATCACTTTCTATCTCGACTTTATTTCGCCCTATGCCTATCTGGCGTTCGAGCGACTGCCCGACGCGCTCGAAGGGCTCAGCTACAGCGTCAGCTACAAGCCGCTGCTGCTCGGCGCGCTGTTCATGCACCACGGTCACGTGGCGCCTGCCGACGTGCCGTCCAAGCGCGCCTGGGTCTACCGGCAGGCACTGTGGCTCGGCCGCGCGAACGGCATTCCCATCGACATGCCGGCCAGCCATCCGTACAACCCGCTGCCGCACCTGCGGCTCGCGCTGGCAACGACGCACACAGGCGAGATCAGTCGCTATGTGGCAGAGACGATCTTTCATGACGTGTGGCGCGGTGGTGGCGATGCGGCGGACCCGGTACGCCTGGCTTCATTGGCATCGCGGCTGACGCTGGTGCGAGACAGCAGAGGCGAGGAGGCCAAGGTTCAGTTGCGTGCCAATACCGAAGAGGCGGCGACTGCCGGTGTGTTCGGCGTGCCCGCGTATTCGGTCGAGGGGCAGGCGGTGTGGGGCTTCGACAGCTTGCCGATGCTGCGCGCGATGGTCGAGGGCGACCCCTGGTTCGACAGCGCGGCATGGCGCGATGCGGCTGACCGGCCCGGGATCGTCCGCGCGAAATAA
- a CDS encoding MFS transporter, whose translation MAATLDSKGVPHPAPRPMTPEERKVIFASSLGTVFEWYDFYLYGTLAAIIGRQFFSNLDPNSQVIFSLLAFAAGFLVRPFGAIVFGRLGDMIGRKYTFLITILIMGLSTFIVGLLPSYGTIGVAAPVILIALRMLQGLALGGEYGGAATYVAEHAPHGKRGAYTSWIQTTATLGLFLSLLVILGVRTVLGEPEFAAWGWRIPFLVSVLLLAVSVWIRLSLSESPAFQKMKAEGKTSKAPLSESFGEWKNLKIVILALVGLTMGQAVVWYTGQFYTQFFLTGSLQVDGATTNVLVALSLLIGTPFFLIFGSLSDRIGRKPIIMAGLLIAAVTYFPIFRMLTEAANPDLAKAQAASKVVVTADPSECSFQFNPTGTAKFTSSCDIAKQVLATRSVSYDTADGTGTAKISIGDKVIESYASKGLPADEAKKKDADFKAAIGAALKEHGYPTKADPEKMNKPMIVLLLTILVIYVTMVYGPIAAMLVEMFPTRIRYTSMSLPYHIGNGWFGGLLPATALAIVAQTGNMYNGLWYPIVIALITLVIGVIFVRETKDVDIYAND comes from the coding sequence ATGGCAGCCACACTGGATTCGAAGGGGGTTCCGCATCCGGCCCCCCGGCCCATGACTCCCGAGGAACGCAAGGTGATCTTCGCCTCGTCCCTTGGCACGGTGTTCGAGTGGTACGACTTTTATCTGTACGGAACATTGGCGGCCATCATCGGTCGCCAGTTCTTCTCGAACCTCGACCCCAACTCGCAAGTCATCTTCTCGCTGCTCGCCTTTGCAGCCGGTTTCCTGGTGCGTCCGTTCGGCGCCATCGTGTTCGGCCGGCTGGGCGACATGATCGGCCGCAAGTACACCTTCCTGATCACGATTTTGATCATGGGCCTGTCGACTTTCATCGTCGGCCTGCTGCCCAGCTACGGCACCATCGGCGTTGCCGCGCCGGTCATCCTGATCGCGCTTCGCATGCTGCAGGGCCTGGCGCTCGGTGGCGAGTACGGCGGTGCTGCAACGTATGTTGCCGAGCACGCGCCGCACGGCAAGCGTGGGGCCTACACATCGTGGATTCAAACCACTGCGACGCTGGGACTCTTCCTTTCGCTGCTGGTGATCCTGGGCGTGCGCACTGTGCTCGGCGAGCCTGAGTTCGCTGCCTGGGGCTGGCGCATCCCGTTCCTGGTGTCGGTGCTGCTGCTCGCCGTATCGGTGTGGATTCGCCTGTCGCTTTCCGAATCGCCGGCGTTCCAGAAAATGAAGGCCGAGGGCAAGACCTCGAAGGCGCCGCTGTCGGAATCGTTCGGCGAATGGAAGAACCTGAAGATCGTCATCCTCGCGCTCGTCGGTCTGACCATGGGCCAGGCGGTCGTCTGGTACACCGGCCAGTTCTACACGCAGTTCTTCTTGACCGGCTCGCTGCAGGTCGACGGTGCGACGACCAACGTGCTGGTGGCACTGTCCCTCTTGATCGGCACGCCTTTCTTCCTGATCTTCGGTTCGCTGTCCGACCGGATCGGCCGCAAGCCCATCATCATGGCCGGCCTGCTGATCGCCGCGGTGACGTACTTCCCGATCTTCCGCATGCTGACCGAAGCGGCCAATCCGGATCTGGCGAAAGCGCAAGCCGCATCGAAGGTCGTCGTGACCGCGGACCCGAGCGAATGCTCGTTCCAGTTCAACCCGACCGGTACGGCCAAGTTCACCAGTTCGTGCGACATCGCCAAGCAGGTGCTGGCCACGCGTTCTGTGAGCTACGACACGGCTGACGGCACCGGCACGGCCAAGATCTCGATCGGCGACAAGGTCATCGAGTCTTACGCCAGCAAGGGCCTGCCGGCCGACGAAGCCAAGAAGAAGGACGCCGACTTCAAGGCCGCCATCGGCGCTGCATTGAAGGAGCATGGCTACCCGACCAAGGCCGACCCCGAGAAGATGAACAAGCCGATGATCGTGCTGCTGCTCACCATCCTGGTGATCTACGTGACGATGGTTTACGGCCCGATCGCTGCCATGCTGGTGGAGATGTTCCCGACCCGCATCCGCTACACCTCGATGAGCCTGCCGTACCACATCGGCAACGGCTGGTTCGGCGGCCTGCTGCCGGCCACGGCGCTGGCGATCGTGGCGCAGACGGGAAATATGTACAACGGGCTTTGGTATCCGATCGTGATCGCTTTGATCACCTTGGTGATCGGCGTCATATTCGTCCGCGAAACCAAGGACGTGGACATCTACGCGAACGACTGA
- a CDS encoding YbaK/EbsC family protein codes for MCGSELHALPESVQRVARVLQHAGHAHAPQMLDDAARTAQQAADALGIAVGQIAKSIIFRRKSDDAAVLIITSGDRRVDEKKVDAIVGKTGRADADFVKAKTGFSIGGVSPFAHATPSVTLIDRELFRFDEVWAAAGHPHSVVRLAPKDIERFTGAPVADVTVQVTAVDVAAPAQ; via the coding sequence ATGTGCGGCTCTGAACTGCACGCGCTGCCCGAGTCGGTACAGCGCGTCGCGCGGGTGCTGCAGCACGCCGGTCACGCGCACGCGCCACAGATGCTCGACGACGCTGCACGCACCGCGCAACAAGCGGCCGACGCACTCGGCATCGCGGTCGGGCAGATCGCGAAGAGCATCATCTTCCGGCGCAAAAGCGACGATGCAGCGGTGCTGATCATTACCTCGGGCGATCGCCGGGTGGACGAGAAAAAGGTCGACGCCATCGTCGGCAAGACCGGGCGTGCCGATGCCGATTTCGTGAAGGCGAAGACCGGCTTCTCCATCGGCGGCGTGTCGCCTTTCGCGCATGCCACGCCGTCCGTGACGTTGATCGATCGCGAGTTGTTTCGCTTCGACGAAGTGTGGGCGGCCGCGGGTCATCCGCATTCGGTGGTGCGACTGGCACCGAAAGACATCGAGCGCTTCACCGGTGCACCAGTGGCCGACGTCACGGTGCAGGTGACGGCGGTGGATGTGGCGGCGCCTGCGCAATGA
- a CDS encoding DUF1289 domain-containing protein: protein MKVREVLPEPVVPSPCVSVCRMVTETALCEGCFRTIPEIAGWRHMSDVEKCAVWGLIDRRSSGTRTQAEAEVKAKENEKDKTST from the coding sequence ATGAAAGTACGCGAAGTGCTGCCTGAGCCGGTCGTGCCTTCGCCCTGCGTTTCGGTCTGTCGCATGGTGACCGAGACGGCACTCTGCGAAGGATGCTTTCGGACCATTCCAGAGATCGCTGGGTGGCGGCACATGAGCGACGTCGAGAAGTGCGCCGTGTGGGGACTCATCGATCGACGCTCCTCGGGAACGCGGACGCAAGCAGAAGCAGAAGTGAAAGCAAAAGAGAACGAGAAGGACAAGACATCGACATGA
- a CDS encoding hydroxymethylglutaryl-CoA lyase produces the protein MKLPPKVKIVDVGPRDGLQNEKNPVSAEVKIGLVHRLQDAGVREIEVTSFVSPKWVPQMADNAEVMHGIQRKAGVRYSVLTPNMKGFEAAIAAPRNEWPDEIVVFGAASEAFSQKNINCSIAESIERFAPVVAAAREHGIYVRGAMSCTVGCPYEGDVAPEAVGRLAGLMRGIGVQHLGVADTIGVGTPVKVQRAIEATLQHYGIDDISGHFHDTYGQALGNTLASLEMGVWQFDTSSAGLGGCPYAKGATGNVATEDVVYMLQGMGIDTGIDLDKLIDAGVYISQALGREPNSRASKAIRTKREA, from the coding sequence ATGAAGCTTCCCCCCAAAGTGAAAATCGTCGATGTCGGCCCGCGCGACGGCTTGCAGAACGAAAAAAACCCGGTGTCGGCCGAGGTCAAGATCGGCCTTGTTCATCGCCTGCAAGACGCCGGCGTGCGCGAGATCGAGGTCACCAGTTTCGTCAGCCCGAAGTGGGTACCGCAGATGGCCGACAACGCGGAGGTGATGCACGGCATCCAGCGCAAGGCCGGCGTGCGTTACTCGGTGTTGACGCCCAACATGAAAGGCTTCGAGGCCGCCATCGCAGCCCCCCGCAACGAGTGGCCCGACGAGATCGTGGTGTTCGGCGCGGCCAGCGAAGCCTTCAGCCAGAAGAACATCAACTGCTCGATTGCCGAAAGCATCGAGCGCTTTGCGCCGGTGGTGGCGGCTGCGCGCGAGCACGGCATCTATGTACGCGGTGCGATGTCGTGCACCGTCGGCTGCCCTTATGAAGGCGATGTCGCTCCCGAGGCGGTGGGTCGCCTGGCCGGGCTGATGCGTGGCATCGGCGTGCAGCACCTCGGCGTGGCCGACACCATCGGCGTGGGCACGCCGGTGAAGGTGCAGCGCGCCATCGAGGCGACGCTGCAGCACTACGGCATCGACGACATCTCCGGGCACTTTCACGACACCTATGGGCAGGCACTCGGCAACACGCTGGCCAGTCTGGAGATGGGCGTGTGGCAGTTCGACACTTCGTCGGCCGGACTCGGCGGTTGCCCGTATGCCAAGGGCGCCACCGGCAATGTCGCGACCGAAGACGTGGTCTACATGCTGCAGGGCATGGGCATCGATACCGGCATCGATCTGGACAAGCTCATCGATGCCGGCGTGTACATCAGCCAGGCGCTGGGGCGAGAGCCGAATTCGCGGGCGTCCAAGGCGATCCGTACAAAGCGGGAAGCCTGA